GTTCACATTGTTGTTCTCTGCTTGATAAAAAGGTTCAAAAATATGTTTTACTTCTTCCTCTGTCATTCCCCTACCATTATCTTCAATCTTAATTTTCACCAATTTTTCAAAAGTATCAACAGAAATAATAATTGAAATCTTGCCATTATCATGCGTAAATTTAAAGGCATTTGATAAAATGTTGAACAACACTTTGTCTATCATATCTCTATCGAACCACACCATTAAATTTTCATCCTTACAAATCATTTTGAAGTCAATCCCCCGCTTTTCTGCAATTTTATAGTAAGAATACATCATGTTTTGTACAAATTCAATCAGATTGTTTTCACCAGCTCTGACCTGCATTCGATTGCTCTCCACTTTTCTAAAATCCATCAATTGATTGACCAACCTCAACAAGCGCAAGGCATTGTCGCGAATAGGTCGAATATTTTCCTTTACAAGTTTATCAAGATTGTCAGAATGAATGATTAAGTCTTCAGTGAAAACCAAAATTAAGGTAAGTGGAGTTCTAAATTCGTGAGATATATTGGTAAAGAAATTGACTTTCGCCTGCGTTGCCTCCTCTACTTCATTTGACATTTTTATAATTTCTTCTTGCTTTTTTAACAATTCTTCCTTTTGCTCAAATACCTCCTTATTTTTCGCTCTCAAGTTTTCATTGATTTTTTGTTTGGTTTTGAGCGACCTCCAAAGTGCTATCCACAAAAGTAGGGCAATTAACAATGTAGAAATCAATATAAAAATGAAAGTTTGTTGATTGTGATAAATAACTTCTAGCGCTTCAATTAAGCTCTTTTGTTGATCTATCCGTTTTTGCAAACTAGCTACCTTTTTAAATTGAAGATTGAGAATACGGGCATTAGACGAGTCAATAACAGTAGTTTGCAGGAAGTTTTTCTTATCGAAAGGTTCATTGTTTAAAATAGACAACGCCAATCGTATAACCTCTCCTCCACCTGTAGGATACAACAAAGAAATATCCAAAATTCCTTCCTCCACCGCTTCAATACCTCTGCCAGTTCCAGGTATGCCATCTACTCCTACAAAAAAGAGGCTATCCAATCTTTCAGGCATTTCCTTGGCCACTAGCTTATAAGCTGTTTCAGAAATCAAATCGGTATGTCCAAAAATGATATTGATATCAGAATATTTCCTAAGATAATCAGGGAGTTTTTTTTCAATGTTTTCGAGGTAAAAACCCACACCAAGAATTTGTAAAAGCTCCATTTCAGGATGCATTTTCAAGGCATCTCTAAACCCATTACTTCTTTCTACTGCAGGTGAAATAGATAGAGGCAACTGTAATTCAATGATTTTTCCTTTTCGTCTAAACTGATTGGACAGGTATTGGGCAGCAGTTTTGCCGATTTGATAGTTATCAGCACCGACATAAGCAGTGTATTTTTCTGATTCGGTTTTACGATCAATCAAAATGACATGAATGCCCGATTCATAAATTTCTTCGATGATATGTGTCAAGGGTTCGCTTTCATTTGGAGCAACGATAAGTAGGTCAATATCGCTTTGCTGCAATTCCTTTATTTGTTCGATTTGTACTTGACTGTTGTTATTGGCTACTTTCATCAAAAAATTGATTTCCGGATGAAAAGCTAATTCTCTGTACATTTCTTCGTTCATCACATCTCGCCAAGGGTCAGCACAGCATTGGGAGAAACCTATAGTGAATTTCTTTTCCTGAGGTGCTTGATTGCAAGAAGAAAACAAAAATGAGATAAAAAATATAGTTAAGATTAATTGAAGCTTTTGGCTATCAGTCATTTGGTGTTATTTATTACATTCTAACATATAGACAATTTGAAAGTCACAGGACATCCTGTTTTTTGATACAATATCCATCTTTTCAAAATTACTTCATTTTATTGAAATCACTTCAAAAATTGGCAATACTTTGGTATAGAAACTATAAACGTTTTTTACAGTACAGTAATGAGAAAATTATCACCTGAAATTCATTTTATTGATGTTTTAATTTTAAAAAGACTTATTCTTTTGGAAACATACGTTTTTTTCTCTAAATTGCTAGTAGAAAAATCGCCACAACTTTTGCTAAAAAAAATATTGAAGAGATAAAGTCAAAATGATTGACAACATTTTGAGATTATTTCAGATCGGATTATTGGTTGACAACATTAAATGCTAAACTATTTTCTATTTACAGAGGGGATTATTGGTCGACAAAAATAAATGCGAACAAAACTTTTTTTTTTGACGCTTTATTTTATAACCAATAAACTGTAAATCTTATGTTTAGATTCTTACTGACGACAGTGTTGCTTGGACTGAGCATCACTATTCAGGCGCAACAAAGTACGCCTATTCTTCAACAATTCAGTCCGAAACGTTCCATCATCAAACATACCAATCCATCTAACCATCAATCTGTTAGCGGAAATGAGATTGGCATGCCCGTCAACAAACCCAGTGAAAATGGGTTGAAACCTTTTGCCCCGCTTCAAAAAGCGGCAGGCGTGCGACTCGGTGGAACGACCTACGATCTTCAAACCAATACAGGTATGTGCCGCCGAGTAGCTGTTGACGGCGACAAAGTGTATGCTACTTGGACGATGAGTCAAACTTTTGACCTCACCGCAAGTGACAGAGGCACAGGCTTTAATGAATCGTCAGACAATGGCAGTTCTTGGGCTGCCGAACCGACCGAACGACTAGAGAAAAACACCAGAGTTGGTTGGCCCAACATTGGCGTGACCGAAAGCGGACGGGTATTTGTCGTTACGCACGCTGCAATTCCCAACCAAACAGCGGGTGCTGGTGGTTTGGCGTTTACTTGGCGAGATGGCAATGGCCCGTGGAACACCAAAATCATTGAAGGAGATGTAGATGCAACTTGGGCAAGGGTCGGAAATTCGGGCAAGGACATTCACGTAATTACCTCACGTTCACAGCTAACGGGTATCAATGGTATTAATGGCGAACTGCACTACTTTCGCTCGTTTGACGAAGGTGAAACGTGGAGTCAAGTGATGACTTTTCCCGATATGGAAAACTATTTGCCACAAGAGGGTATCACTGCTGACAGCTATTTTATGGATGCTCGTGGCGATGTAGTGGCTTTTGCAGTAGGCAGATATGGCGCTCAAACGTTTTTGTATAAGTCTATGGACAAAGGCGATACTTGGAATGTGACCATTATCAACAGCACAAGTTCCCCCAATATGAGCGTGGTAAATCCCGATACAGGAGAATTTGATCCCGCTGTGGTTAGCGACGGACACATTGCTTTGTTGATTGACAACAACGACAAAGTGCATGTGTGGTACGATCGTTTGTTCAACATTGAAAGCGGTGGCGGAATCAGCTATTTGCCGAATAGCAATTGTTTGATGTATTGGAACGATGAAATGGACACCAATGAAGGGAGGATTTTGGGTAAAACTGTGCGAATGGATTACGATGGTGATTGCCAAACTGGGGTTGATTTTGTGGATGGTACGGACGGCAACGACATCAATATCGAAACCCAAAGTTATGGCAATTCTTTGGTCGGGCATCCAAGTGCGGGTATTGACGCTGAGGGCAATTTGTATTTAGCGTTTTCTTCTGTGAGGGATGGTGCAGCCGAAACACTTCGCCCAAAAGAACGCATCTATAGAGATATTTACCTCATCAAATCCACAGATGGCGGCCAAACTTGGGAGGGTCCTTTCAACGCTACAGACGACCCTGCTTCGGAAGATGTATATCCTTCAATTCAGCGAAATGTGGGCAGTCATGTTCATTTGGTTTATCAGCGAGATGCCTTCACAGGAACGGCCGTGGACAATGCGAGTTCTACCACAGGAGTTTTGGTGGGTCAAGATGATTTTGTGGTGAATGAAATCAACTACATCAAGATTGCCGTTGAAGATATTCAAACGCCCAATGATTTGAACAACACTTGCCCCAACTATTTCCCGTTTGTCAATGGCACTGTACCGAATGCCATTGAAGGTTGTACTCCTCCTATCGAAACGTTGGATACCCATGTATTTGACTTCCCTGATGGCGATTTGACACAAGATGTAGAAGTGCGTTCTACCTTCGATGTGAATGTACCTGGTGATATGGGCCTTTGGGTACTGTATGTAGCAGATTCGAATGGCAATGAGATTGAAGATACTATACTGTTGGCAAATGATGGACAGACTCAAGTTTTTGAAGATACCTTTTCACCTGCTATAATTGGTCAGCCCTACATTTTGTTGGGGGCAGAGGATTTGGAGGATGCGTTTGTGAATTTTGACCCAAATGAGGTGATTTTGTCATTGTTCCCAGCCTTTGATACGGTAGATGTAGTAGTCAATACGCCTTATTTGGAATTGGGGGTAGGTGTGTTTGACGATGGGGAATTGTTTGGTTGTCCTCCTAATAGTGGTATAAATGGTTTTGTGAATACCAGCATGGTAACAACTGAACCTTTTGAAATTATCTATTCGGCAACGGATAGAGCAGGCAATGAAACGGTATTGTCCAGATGGGTAAATGTGATTGGTGCGGATTTAACTTCTCCTACCATCTTACTCACCATAGACGACCCCTTCAATCCTACGGATGAGGATGGAGTAGTGGTGGTGACAGAGGTGCAGATTGGTGAAACATGGGTGGACCCTGGGTTTATTGCCTTTGACAATGTGGACGGTTTGATTACCGATGAAGTGGTAGTAACGGGTGAAGTCAATCTGGAAGTCATTGGCAATTATACCGTTGTTTATATGGTAACGGATAATGCTGGAAATTCAACCCAAATTACACGCATTGTCGAGGTGAGAGATACGACTGAGCCTACCGTTTCTATCATTGGACCAGTGCCTGTTGTAACTCCTTGTGGAGGTACTTACAACGAATTTGGCGCAAATGCTTTTGATGATATTGATGGTTCTTTGACCAATCAAGTTGTTACGCAAGTTTTTGATAGTGAAGGTAAAGAGCTAGTGGAGGTTTGTACCGAGCAAGCAGGTAGTTATGTTGTGCGTTATTCAGTAGCTGATGCGAGCGGCAATGTGGGCTTTGCAGAAAGGTTGGTCATCGTGCAAGGAACTTGTACGAGTGATAGCTGTGAATATGTGGGTATTGGTGACCATTTATTTGATTCGGATATCACCATCTACCCCAACCCCGCCAAAAATCAGTTCATTGTCAATTTTCAGGATTTAATCAATCTGCAAACCCAAATTGGAGTTTACAACATTGTCGGTGAATTGGTGTATGAAAGTCGGCAAACAATAGGCTCTAACCCTTTATTGCAGATAGACTTGGCAAATGTAGCCGCAGGTATTTATTTCGTAAAAATTCAAACCCCTGAAGGTTCGCTGACCAAGAAGTTGGTGATTAGGGATTAGTTAATTGGACAACAGAAGATCAAAAATCATTCACTTTACCAGTAACTGAGTAGCTACAATTATGTTAAGAAACGAAATATTTGTAGTTGCTCAGTTTTTTTTATGTTCCAAAAATCAAAATTCTTCTTTTGTAGGAAAAAATTTAAATGATGGCAATAAAAGGTAAGAAACAACCCAATCTTTCAAAACTTCGATTCCTATAATTAAAATCAACAACAGCCAAAATATGAATCGAATCCATTTTCTGCTATTTTCAATACTAATTTTCCTTCAACTCCTAATCAGTAACTGCCTTCAAGCCCAAAGTCTAAAATATTTGCAAATCAGTGGTCAAATTACTTCAAAGACAACCCAAGAACCGCTTGCCTTTGCCCACATTGGACTACAAAACAACAATATAGGAAGCGTCACCAATATTGAAGGGAACTTTGTGTTCAAAATACCAGTATCGAAACAAAACGATAGTTTACAAATATCTTATTTGGGCTATGAAAAATACAGTATGTCATTGAAGGAAGTGGATTTCAATCAATTTTTAAAGATTGAACTCACCCCTTTCGATATATCACTGGCAACTATTGAAGTGAGAGCCGATGGAGCATTGGGTATTTTGAAGGAAGCATTGAAGAAAATTCCCGAAAACTATCCAACAGAAGTGGTGATGACAGATGCATTTTATAGAGAACAATTGCTTGAAAATGAAAAATTTGTGATTCTATCTGAAGCCGTTTGTGAGGTTCGCAAATCACCCTACGGCTTCAAGTATTCCAAAAAATCAGAAGAAGACCAAGTTCGCATCCTCAAAGCCCGAAAAGGAGAAGGTTTGATTGATCCCGAAATTGCGCCTTTTGTGATTAACGGTGGGCCTACCAATGGCTTGGAATCGGATATTCTCCGCAACCCCGATGGCCCATTTGAAGCCAAAAATTTTAAATACTACGATTTTGAACTGACCAACATCACGACTTACAACGGACATGAGGTATATATCATTGATTTTGACCAAAAAGAGGAGGTCAAAAAATCGCTGTTCAGTGGAAAAATATTTATTGAAGTCGCATCTCTGGCGATTGTAACAGTAGAGGCTGGATTGAGTGAGAAAGGCTTGGAATACCACAAAATTCCTGGCTTGGCAAATCGTTTGATTCTAAAAGTCATGGGAATTCAATACACACCCATCCAAATGCGCTACAAAATTGACTACAAAAAATACGGTAATAAATGGTATCTACACTATACCAACAACCGATTTGTATTCAAACTGATACGCTCGAAAAAAGGACTTACTTCGATTATTGATGCCAACGCTGATTTTTTGGTGACAGCAGTTTTTCCCGAAAAAGCGGTGGTCAATTTCTCAGAGGAGGAAACTTTTGGCAGCAAAGATGTTTTGTCGCAAGAATTGGGTGAATATGATGCTGAATTTTGGAAGGACTACAATGTGATTCTACCTGATGAGGAATTGAAGGAAAATGTGAAAAAGTTGGATAAAAATAAGAGCAAAACAATTGATTAACAAATAATTATAGCATAATTAATCCTTAAAAATACAATTTATCCTTCTCCAATTTACAAGTCACCCATTCTTCTTCCATTTTTACCTCCAGTTTTTCGTAAAACCGAATAGCAGGTTCATTCCAATCCAAGACATGCCATCGAACTTGGTTAGCCTTTTCATCTCTCGCAAATTGAAAAACAGATTCAATCAACTGTTCCCCAATTCCAAGACGGCGATAAGCCTGACTGACCACTAAATCCTCCAAATACACCATTTTGCCCTTCCATGTAGAATAGGCAAAATAAAAGAGCGCGATTCCTGCAATCACCTTTTCGCCTGACTGGGTGATTTCTGCAACGTGTAGTTGATAGATAGGTTGTGCTATTTTAAAGTCGTTGGTGAACTGTTCAAGCGTCAAAACTACCTCTTCGGCAGCCTTTTCATATTCCGCCAATTCTTTAATCAATTGATATGCAGAAGGTAAATCTGCCAATGTTGCTTTGCGAATAAAAATATGCATATTGATTACTATAAGTTTTTAGCAGTTGATAGGGGTTTGCTTAAAATCCCTTGGTTATCTTTGTGCCAATATTAGTATTAATAATTAAAAATACAAAAATCTATGTTCTCCGAAACCCATAAAATCGTTACTTTAAACGAATTCATTATTGATAGCCAAAAAGGATTTGATTTTGCGACAGGTGAATTGTCTGGTTTATTGCACCACATTGGTTTGGCTGCAAAAATAGTCAATCGAGAGGTAAACAAGGCAGGTTTGGTTGGAATTTTGGGAGCTGCAGGAAGCAACAATGTACATGGAGAAGATGTCCAACGGTTAGACGTTTTTGCGAATATGCACTTCAAAAGTGCCTTGCGAAACAGTGAATTTTGTGCAGGATTGGCTTCAGAAGAAGACGAGGATTGTGTGATTTTTGAAGGTGAACGTGCCAGAAATGCTAAATATGTAGTGTGTATTGACCCATTGGATGGTTCGTCTAATATTGATGTAAATGTTTCTATAGGAACAATTTTTGGTATTTACCGTCGAATTTCACCTGATGGTCAGCCATGCGTTGAAGCAGATTTTTTGCAGCCAGGCAATCAGTTGGTAGCAGCGGGATACATCATTTATGGTTCTTCTACCATGTTGGTTTATACCACAGGTACACGGGTAAATGGGTTTACCTTAGACCCTTCGATTGGTGAGTTTTGTTTGTCACATCGAAATATCCAAACGCCTGTGCAAGGGACTATTTATTCTGTCAATGAAAGTTACCAATCCAACTTTTTAGATGGCATGAATAGATACTTGGATTTCTGCAAAGAAAAAGACCCTTTCACCAACCGCCCTTACAACTTGCGCTACATTGGTTCGATGGTAGCAGATGTGCACCGCAATCTTATCAAAGGAGGAATCTTTGCCTATCCGCCTACCAAAGACAATCCAGAAGGCAAATTGCGCCTGCTGTATGAATGTAACCCATTGGCATTCATCGTAGAAAAAGCGGGTGGTATGGCTACGGATGGCAAACGCCGTATTTTGGATATTCTACCAACTGAATTGCATCAGCGATTACCCATCTACTTGGGTTCTACTGCAATGGTAAGAAAAGCCATGCAGTTTGTGCAAGAATAAGAACAATGATGGAGGAGTAGAAAGTCGGGATTTTATTAAATTCACCTAAGAATCAGTATATTTGTTATTGCAAACAACATTGAACCCATAGCATCATATTGATTTTGAACAATTTAGAAAAGAAAATAACCGAAGGGCTGCAAAATTATTTGCCCAAGGCAGCCCTACCAACAATCGTCAATTGGCTGGTAAAATACAAGGTCTATCTAAAAATCACCCAAAAAAGGACTTCAAAATTAGGCGATTATCGCTCTCCCTTCAATGGTCAAGGACACCGCATTTCTATCAATCACGACCTGAATCCCTATTCTTTTTTGAATGTGATGGTGCATGAATTGGCACATTTGGTAACCTACGAAAAATACCGAAACCAAGTGAAACCACATGGTACTGAATGGAAATCAAATTACCAAGATTTGATGGCTGTTTTTCTCGGTAAACAGATTTTTCCGCCTGATTTGGAAAATGCGATTAAAGCTTATATGCAAAATCCTGCTGCTTCGAGTTGCGTAGATGCGGAATTATACAAATTTTTCAAAAAGTATGATGCTCCTACTGATGCATTGCCGCATGGCTTCAAAAAGATTTTTGTGGAAGAATTGACACAAGGAACTAAATTTGTGACAGCAACGGGACAAGTGTTTGTGAAAGGAATCAAATTGAGGAAACGATTTAAATGCCAAGAGGTTAACACAGGTAAATGGTACGCTTTCAGTCCTATTGCAGAAGTGTATTACCGCCCTATTTTGGAGGAAAAAAGAGATTTTTGAAGTACTTCCAAAAATTTCGTAAGCAATAACGAAAAAATAACTTCCTAAATTGATAAAAAGACTTTTGTAGTTTTCTGTTGATAGAAAGTTGATTTTTTTCCTTCTGATACATTTTTAAATGAAACTACAAAAGTCTAAATCGGGAACTTATTTTTTATACATTCCTAAACGTAAACCAATTCATCTAATAATGAGTAGCAAATCGAACATATTGCTTGTATTGTTGGTGTTTATCAGTCTTTTTTATACTGCTTGCAGCGATGATGCTATTATCCGCAATCAGTTGGCGGGCGGTATTTGGAATGTCCAACAGTTTGAATTGCGTGAGTTTTCCAACAATAGTTTGTTGAACGAATTGGTTGTATTCAACTACGGCGAATACACCTTTTTTGACGATGGCAGCGGCGAATTTTATGACAATTCAAATGGCTTTTTCCAAAATTTTGTGTGGAATACAGATGGTTTTGAGTTGGTGATAGTGATGAACAATCAACCTGAGGTCTATGAAATCTTGCAGAATGGTTCAGACTTTCAAGTTTGGCGTACTTATATTGATTATGGCCCTGACGATTACGATGAAATTACCCTTCAATTAACGAGGTTTTGAGGTGTTGGAGTGTTAAGGTGTTAACGTTTTGAATTTGAGTTTTTGCTTATCCAATCCCAAATATCCAATATCCATGTTCCTCTCCCGAAATGAAATAGCAGACCATCAATGGAATGACTTTGTAGCAGCATCGCCACAAGGTTGTATCTATCATTGCACATGGTATTTGGATGTTGTTTGCCCAAACTGGTCGGCAATCGTCATTGGAAACAAGCAACATTGGAACGCAGTGATGCCCCTGCCTATGTCGCAAAAAATGGGTGTGACCTATGCCCTTCAACCCCAATTTGCCCAATATTCGGGGGTGCTTTTTCGGCCGCAAGAAGGCAAACAATTGACGCAGTGGAACAACAAAAAAAGATGGTGTGAGGCGATTGTAAAGCATATTCCCACTTCTATTAAACTCTTCAAATTTACCTTTGCACCTCAATTCGACTATCCGCTTCCCTTTTATTGGAGGGACTATCAATTGGAGGTCAAATATACCTATTGGCTATCTTTGGAGGCTACGGCAAAAGAATTGGAGGAAGGTTTTGACAAATCTGTTCGGCAGGCCATTCGCAAATCTAAAGAACAAGGTTTGACACTCATAGAATCGGACAGTATTGGCGATTTACTGCAATTTTCGCTTCAACAAAAGAAGTATTTGCCTGACAATCAATATCAAAAGTTGCCTCAATTGTGGGAAGCATTGAAGCAAAGGGAAAAGGGAATGGTATTGGAAGTGCGAGATAAAGCAGGGGAATTGCAGACTGGAGGTTTGTTTTTGAAGGATACGGAGCGATGGATTACCATTTTTGGCAGCAACTCTAATCCCGAAAACAAAGAAACGGGAGCGGTTGCGTTTATGCTAAGTGAAGCCATTCAGATGGCAAAAGAGGCTGATGGCGTGGATTTTTTTGATTTTGAAGGTTCGATGATTGAAGGAGTCGAACGGTTTTTTCGCAATTTTGGAGGTAATCCTGTACCCTATCTTTTGATTTCTAAAAATACGCTTCCTAAGGCGGTGAAATGGTTGAAGAAGTAGAAAACAAATTGATTTTAAATTTTATAAGTTTTCATTTATACAATAAAGACTTTTGTAGTTTTCTGTTTAATAGAAAGTCTATTTTTTCCCTTTTGATAAATTTTTAAATGAACCTATAATAGTAGTGAATCTTTGGTTGTGAGTAAATTACATTTTTAATAAAACTCCACTTAAATAATTTGCTGTCAATGATTTAAAGCAAAATATTTATTTATTTCAAAAGTAAAAGACTTTCAAACCAATAACTAACAAGCATATATTATTTTTCAAATCACTGATTTTTTTTTGCTATTTTTTAAAACTATTAAAACTTATATAACGTTTACAATAAAATGCATTACTATTTTTTTAACTTTTTTAAAAATCATTTAACTATGAAAAATGTAAATACCCCTCCATTATCAGTAAATTATGTAATAAAAATTTCATTACTATTTTTTATTTTTTCGATTTTCACCATTGATTCTTATGCACAGAAAGGCTGTGGTGATGATTGTGGAGGGACATGGTCTTCCCAACAACAAATAATTATTCCAGCCCCTAATTATCCTAATTGTGACATTGCCGTTTTTTATAGAACAAAACAATGTGTTGATAACTCAGTACAGGTTGATATTTCAGGCTGGGGGCTTATTAATGGAAACTGTGATGCCTTTATGTCAACTTTCATTACGCCTTGGCCTGCTGTCTCTCCTATAACAATAGATCAGGATGTCCTTGCTCAAATAGATTTAGAGGTCATGCGTTCGTTGGGAGATCAGTTATTTATTGATACTTATAACCAATTACCAACATCTACACAACAAACACTTCATTGTCCTCAATACAATCCTATAGCACAAATAAACTTTGAATTGAAAAGCTGCATATCTTACTGTATCAGTTATGACAGAGATAACCCAGGAATTGTTAGGGTTACTAAAACACCATGTTCCGAAACAGAATGTTGCATAATAAAACGTCAACATTGTTTTAATACCCAAACAGGACAAGTGGAGGCATTAGAAACTGTTA
The Chitinophagales bacterium genome window above contains:
- a CDS encoding substrate-binding domain-containing protein — encoded protein: MTDSQKLQLILTIFFISFLFSSCNQAPQEKKFTIGFSQCCADPWRDVMNEEMYRELAFHPEINFLMKVANNNSQVQIEQIKELQQSDIDLLIVAPNESEPLTHIIEEIYESGIHVILIDRKTESEKYTAYVGADNYQIGKTAAQYLSNQFRRKGKIIELQLPLSISPAVERSNGFRDALKMHPEMELLQILGVGFYLENIEKKLPDYLRKYSDINIIFGHTDLISETAYKLVAKEMPERLDSLFFVGVDGIPGTGRGIEAVEEGILDISLLYPTGGGEVIRLALSILNNEPFDKKNFLQTTVIDSSNARILNLQFKKVASLQKRIDQQKSLIEALEVIYHNQQTFIFILISTLLIALLLWIALWRSLKTKQKINENLRAKNKEVFEQKEELLKKQEEIIKMSNEVEEATQAKVNFFTNISHEFRTPLTLILVFTEDLIIHSDNLDKLVKENIRPIRDNALRLLRLVNQLMDFRKVESNRMQVRAGENNLIEFVQNMMYSYYKIAEKRGIDFKMICKDENLMVWFDRDMIDKVLFNILSNAFKFTHDNGKISIIISVDTFEKLVKIKIEDNGRGMTEEEVKHIFEPFYQAENNNVNGGTGLGLSLSMALVKLNKGDIVVRSEKGHSTSFTILLPLGNAHFEKDQLFNKQNNQFLNNEQYEFETVERDSLPLSSFKTESEYKLLIVEDNEELLQFLHKKLSLDYQVFIAKNGKEGLSGSFEIIPDLIVCDIGLPEQDGLEITKILKSDLRTSHIPIILLTARSTIEQQIEGTKAGADSYITKPFNIQFLEEKIKNLLHNRQILQKVYSQDLIDFQQHNDLNLIDQEFVKKFITYVSDNFHRQDFQVADLCEELNISRSQLYRKIKALLDQSISDYIQNFRLKKAEELLVKDELSIAEIAYQVGYSSPDYFTKVFKSNYKVTPTQFRKN
- a CDS encoding carboxypeptidase-like regulatory domain-containing protein, coding for MNRIHFLLFSILIFLQLLISNCLQAQSLKYLQISGQITSKTTQEPLAFAHIGLQNNNIGSVTNIEGNFVFKIPVSKQNDSLQISYLGYEKYSMSLKEVDFNQFLKIELTPFDISLATIEVRADGALGILKEALKKIPENYPTEVVMTDAFYREQLLENEKFVILSEAVCEVRKSPYGFKYSKKSEEDQVRILKARKGEGLIDPEIAPFVINGGPTNGLESDILRNPDGPFEAKNFKYYDFELTNITTYNGHEVYIIDFDQKEEVKKSLFSGKIFIEVASLAIVTVEAGLSEKGLEYHKIPGLANRLILKVMGIQYTPIQMRYKIDYKKYGNKWYLHYTNNRFVFKLIRSKKGLTSIIDANADFLVTAVFPEKAVVNFSEEETFGSKDVLSQELGEYDAEFWKDYNVILPDEELKENVKKLDKNKSKTID
- a CDS encoding SprT-like domain-containing protein, which translates into the protein MNNLEKKITEGLQNYLPKAALPTIVNWLVKYKVYLKITQKRTSKLGDYRSPFNGQGHRISINHDLNPYSFLNVMVHELAHLVTYEKYRNQVKPHGTEWKSNYQDLMAVFLGKQIFPPDLENAIKAYMQNPAASSCVDAELYKFFKKYDAPTDALPHGFKKIFVEELTQGTKFVTATGQVFVKGIKLRKRFKCQEVNTGKWYAFSPIAEVYYRPILEEKRDF
- the fbp gene encoding class 1 fructose-bisphosphatase → MFSETHKIVTLNEFIIDSQKGFDFATGELSGLLHHIGLAAKIVNREVNKAGLVGILGAAGSNNVHGEDVQRLDVFANMHFKSALRNSEFCAGLASEEDEDCVIFEGERARNAKYVVCIDPLDGSSNIDVNVSIGTIFGIYRRISPDGQPCVEADFLQPGNQLVAAGYIIYGSSTMLVYTTGTRVNGFTLDPSIGEFCLSHRNIQTPVQGTIYSVNESYQSNFLDGMNRYLDFCKEKDPFTNRPYNLRYIGSMVADVHRNLIKGGIFAYPPTKDNPEGKLRLLYECNPLAFIVEKAGGMATDGKRRILDILPTELHQRLPIYLGSTAMVRKAMQFVQE
- a CDS encoding DUF5011 domain-containing protein — protein: MFRFLLTTVLLGLSITIQAQQSTPILQQFSPKRSIIKHTNPSNHQSVSGNEIGMPVNKPSENGLKPFAPLQKAAGVRLGGTTYDLQTNTGMCRRVAVDGDKVYATWTMSQTFDLTASDRGTGFNESSDNGSSWAAEPTERLEKNTRVGWPNIGVTESGRVFVVTHAAIPNQTAGAGGLAFTWRDGNGPWNTKIIEGDVDATWARVGNSGKDIHVITSRSQLTGINGINGELHYFRSFDEGETWSQVMTFPDMENYLPQEGITADSYFMDARGDVVAFAVGRYGAQTFLYKSMDKGDTWNVTIINSTSSPNMSVVNPDTGEFDPAVVSDGHIALLIDNNDKVHVWYDRLFNIESGGGISYLPNSNCLMYWNDEMDTNEGRILGKTVRMDYDGDCQTGVDFVDGTDGNDINIETQSYGNSLVGHPSAGIDAEGNLYLAFSSVRDGAAETLRPKERIYRDIYLIKSTDGGQTWEGPFNATDDPASEDVYPSIQRNVGSHVHLVYQRDAFTGTAVDNASSTTGVLVGQDDFVVNEINYIKIAVEDIQTPNDLNNTCPNYFPFVNGTVPNAIEGCTPPIETLDTHVFDFPDGDLTQDVEVRSTFDVNVPGDMGLWVLYVADSNGNEIEDTILLANDGQTQVFEDTFSPAIIGQPYILLGAEDLEDAFVNFDPNEVILSLFPAFDTVDVVVNTPYLELGVGVFDDGELFGCPPNSGINGFVNTSMVTTEPFEIIYSATDRAGNETVLSRWVNVIGADLTSPTILLTIDDPFNPTDEDGVVVVTEVQIGETWVDPGFIAFDNVDGLITDEVVVTGEVNLEVIGNYTVVYMVTDNAGNSTQITRIVEVRDTTEPTVSIIGPVPVVTPCGGTYNEFGANAFDDIDGSLTNQVVTQVFDSEGKELVEVCTEQAGSYVVRYSVADASGNVGFAERLVIVQGTCTSDSCEYVGIGDHLFDSDITIYPNPAKNQFIVNFQDLINLQTQIGVYNIVGELVYESRQTIGSNPLLQIDLANVAAGIYFVKIQTPEGSLTKKLVIRD
- a CDS encoding GNAT family N-acetyltransferase, translating into MHIFIRKATLADLPSAYQLIKELAEYEKAAEEVVLTLEQFTNDFKIAQPIYQLHVAEITQSGEKVIAGIALFYFAYSTWKGKMVYLEDLVVSQAYRRLGIGEQLIESVFQFARDEKANQVRWHVLDWNEPAIRFYEKLEVKMEEEWVTCKLEKDKLYF